In Spirochaetaceae bacterium, the genomic stretch GCGTGGGCATAGTTGCCGGCGGTAAAAGCCAATATAGCTTGCTCGCGCAGTTCGGCACTGCGGATATAATGTGGGTTAGCGGCCCGGTAACTTTGGGGTTGGGCGGCAAGAGGCAAAACCCATACCAACAGGCATAAAAGGATAACGCTATTTTTAAACATTATGGTTGTTCTCCTTGTTGTAAAAATTCTTGCTGCCGGCGTAAAAGCTCGATAAACAGCCTTTCGGCTTCGGTTCTGTCATCATCGGCCGGTATGGCAGGAGTAGTGCCGCCACAGGCTACGATAGTTGTGGCCAAAAAAGCTGCTAAAAATAAGATAGATATAACTTTTTTCAATTACTTAGCCCTCCTCGTAAATTATTAACATGAGCACAAGCTGCTTAAGTAATAATAATATGAAAAGCTATCAAATGTCAACCCAGCTTTTTAAGAGAGGGGACTGGGTTATCCTTTTTTAATGGTATCTATAAGCGGATAGTTGCCTTTTATTAAAAGGGCTTTACAAAATAAATTATTTATGTTATAGTAAAGGTTCTCTGCCAGTTGCTAACAGCCATTTTACCACATTAGTGGTGTTTTAAAAAGTTTAAGTACTTTTTCCACCCCTGTTTCCTGCAGGGGTGGCTTTTGTATAGAGTATACATACTTTTTCGTTATTTGTCAACTATTATTTTATAGCGGTAACTCCCCATTTAAAAATACCAACTAAAGACAATAGTTGACAAGTAGAGCCTTTCGGTATATACTTTAACTATGACTCTTGAATGGAGCACGGAAAAGGACGAATTATTAAAAAAACATAGGAATATATCTTTTAAAGATATTGCTTTAGAAATTGAGCAGGATAGGTATGAGATAGATAAAAATCCTACCCGCGAGGGGCAAGTCATTTTTTATGTTACATTATCCCATATAAAGCATAAAATAGTTGTACCGGCAGTACCTACTCATCATGGTTACTTTCTTAAAACGGCTCACCAATCGCGCAAAGAAACAAAAAGGAGGCTAAAATAATGACGGCAGAAAGAGAGGCGGAATTACTAAACGAGCTTAGAGAGGAAGAAGAAGAGTTAGCTGAACTTGAAGAAACAGGTTATTTTGATGAAGGTTTTGCCAGACTAGACCAAAAACTTAAGGCCAAACGCCACCCTATTAGTATTAAGCTCCCTAGCGAGGTGATTAGTAGGTTTAAAGTTATTGCCGGACAAAACAATATACCTTACCAAACTTTAATAGGTGTAGTGCTAAAACGTTATGTTGACGGTAAAATTAAAATTGAAGAGCCTTTAGTTTAAGCAAAATAAACAACTAACGGCTGCTACAGCCCCACTAGGGCAACCCGGTAAACTAAAGCCCTCTTAACGAGGGCTTTTTTATTAACGAGGTACGCTAAGAACTTGACCGGGGAAAATAAGATGAGGATTTTCTGGGTCGTGTAATCTATCACGGTTGGCCGTCCACAGGCGCTGCCATTGGTGCATATCGCCATAAACTTCGGGCATTCTGGCAATGCGCCACAAGCTGTTACCGGGCTGTACTGTATAGCTATCTACTAACCCGCCCGGTGCACCGCGCTCGC encodes the following:
- a CDS encoding BrnA antitoxin family protein; amino-acid sequence: MTAEREAELLNELREEEEELAELEETGYFDEGFARLDQKLKAKRHPISIKLPSEVISRFKVIAGQNNIPYQTLIGVVLKRYVDGKIKIEEPLV